Proteins encoded by one window of Clostridia bacterium:
- a CDS encoding 4Fe-4S binding protein yields MKKQKSMKVFTVLRYVSLGAILGYMVAEAVIHGFINRYAEVPAFHALCPFEAFGRFLNTITGLEFFSDPFASASVFFLFLILMAILLNRVFCGFLCAFGALQEFIGNLGAKVLKKRPTIPAKVDKALRTLKYVFLVLSVLLAYFTGIEFFRSFLGLAQGSDAFAYIDPWIAFKSILSNNLIVGGYIASFVVLVISLVGSFFFQRFYCKYACPLGALYAVFGSLSGLHVFRNVKPECEDCALQSAPDALVDESVTPIDSEEAEELEEIDERENTEEAVEIDYCNDEYDEGDETFDDEDYQEYDVEPETDGRNESGDSYCVNCGKCSEACPMGIDVASVNGRMDFAECIACQRCVAACPKKGALQTKYFKAKSHPIIIMLITFVVFFGGVFALNFIKIDRGGPAKEPIYDSVRIAPEAPSDGSFSVKQLMDATGKTFDEIKAEYHLNDSVTEKSTYAEFSNGMTLAYFKENSVDEYDEIIRFFGLSSDDTLGKSLGEVLDAAPISVSAEYLGFDPEKIGDFAAYFGASPDDKFATISKRYFEIYDEYYKYINTNADEWNAYIAQYGSWYECSYGAKGQPVKNFYELSTECVYEKDLAQYLTAGRFTVQWMLQQDGTTLSEFKETYHLDDNVNLRSSYSDFYNAIKLSFYKETFAKEAEETGVDSFPEMIAIYGYTPETIDLEMTLGKLLDSGTVEQAARFMGCETDAEVANFAEQYEAASADVPFADIHANYNKAMDDYYNMLYQYYSGEAYY; encoded by the coding sequence ATGAAAAAACAGAAGTCGATGAAAGTATTTACCGTTCTGCGCTACGTGTCGCTCGGAGCGATACTCGGCTATATGGTGGCAGAAGCGGTGATACACGGGTTCATAAACCGTTATGCCGAAGTGCCCGCATTTCATGCGCTCTGTCCGTTTGAGGCGTTCGGCAGATTTCTTAATACGATAACAGGGCTCGAATTCTTCTCTGATCCTTTTGCCTCGGCGAGCGTGTTTTTCCTGTTTCTTATTTTGATGGCGATACTGCTCAACCGCGTTTTCTGCGGATTTCTCTGCGCCTTCGGCGCGCTGCAGGAGTTTATTGGTAACCTCGGTGCGAAAGTTCTTAAAAAACGACCGACAATTCCCGCGAAGGTCGATAAAGCCCTTCGCACTCTGAAGTACGTATTCCTTGTGCTTTCCGTCCTGCTTGCGTATTTTACCGGAATCGAGTTCTTCCGCAGTTTTCTCGGGCTAGCGCAGGGCTCGGATGCTTTTGCATACATAGATCCGTGGATCGCTTTCAAGAGCATACTTTCCAACAACCTGATAGTAGGCGGATATATCGCAAGCTTTGTTGTGCTTGTTATTTCGCTCGTGGGTTCGTTTTTCTTTCAGAGGTTCTACTGCAAGTACGCTTGCCCGCTCGGCGCGCTGTACGCTGTTTTCGGCAGCTTAAGCGGACTTCACGTTTTCCGCAACGTCAAGCCGGAATGCGAAGATTGCGCACTTCAGTCCGCGCCCGACGCGCTCGTCGATGAATCCGTCACTCCGATAGACAGCGAAGAGGCCGAAGAACTTGAAGAGATCGACGAAAGAGAAAATACTGAAGAAGCCGTTGAGATAGACTATTGTAACGATGAATATGACGAAGGCGATGAGACATTCGATGATGAAGACTATCAGGAATATGATGTCGAGCCGGAGACGGACGGCCGTAATGAATCCGGAGACAGTTACTGCGTAAACTGCGGGAAATGCTCCGAAGCTTGTCCTATGGGCATCGACGTCGCTTCCGTCAACGGCAGGATGGATTTCGCCGAATGTATAGCATGCCAGCGTTGCGTAGCCGCGTGTCCGAAGAAAGGCGCTCTGCAGACGAAGTATTTCAAGGCAAAATCCCATCCCATCATCATAATGCTTATAACCTTCGTGGTTTTCTTCGGCGGCGTATTTGCGCTTAATTTCATAAAAATCGATCGTGGCGGTCCCGCGAAAGAGCCGATATACGACTCCGTCAGAATCGCTCCCGAAGCGCCTTCAGACGGGAGTTTTTCCGTGAAGCAGCTTATGGATGCGACCGGTAAGACGTTTGATGAGATCAAGGCGGAGTATCATCTTAACGATTCCGTTACCGAGAAATCGACTTATGCCGAGTTCAGCAACGGTATGACGCTCGCGTATTTCAAGGAAAACAGCGTAGACGAATACGACGAGATAATCCGCTTCTTCGGCTTGTCTTCCGACGATACGCTCGGTAAGTCGCTCGGGGAAGTACTTGACGCTGCGCCGATCAGCGTAAGCGCGGAATACCTCGGCTTCGATCCGGAAAAAATCGGCGATTTCGCCGCTTATTTCGGAGCTTCTCCCGACGATAAGTTTGCGACGATCAGCAAGCGTTATTTTGAAATATACGACGAGTACTACAAATACATAAACACAAACGCGGACGAATGGAACGCATATATAGCGCAGTACGGCAGCTGGTATGAATGCTCTTACGGGGCGAAGGGGCAGCCGGTCAAGAATTTCTACGAGCTGAGCACCGAATGCGTATATGAAAAAGACCTCGCTCAGTATCTTACCGCCGGCAGATTCACGGTTCAGTGGATGCTTCAGCAGGACGGAACTACGTTATCAGAGTTTAAAGAGACTTATCATCTTGACGACAACGTGAATTTAAGGTCGTCATACTCCGACTTCTATAACGCGATAAAGCTTTCGTTCTATAAAGAAACCTTCGCTAAAGAAGCAGAAGAAACCGGCGTGGACAGTTTCCCCGAAATGATTGCGATTTACGGGTATACGCCGGAAACCATCGACCTCGAAATGACGCTCGGAAAGCTGCTTGACAGCGGAACCGTTGAGCAGGCAGCGCGATTCATGGGCTGCGAAACCGACGCCGAGGTAGCGAACTTCGCGGAACAGTATGAGGCCGCCTCTGCGGACGTTCCGTTCGCCGATATCCACGCGAATTACAACAAGGCGATGGACGATTACTATAATATGCTTTATCAGTATTACAGCGGAGAAGCTTACTATTGA